One Spinacia oleracea cultivar Varoflay chromosome 4, BTI_SOV_V1, whole genome shotgun sequence DNA segment encodes these proteins:
- the LOC110780710 gene encoding uncharacterized protein, with amino-acid sequence MAKKKKANTNGTSPTPSTGDSTKNQPGNATFLGRNDVEKSYPDNLDADANFDNEELVHSNMVHPSVGMISRELHNAIIVLNQSLGLTGEGRIIPQCSTDPVLRNSVTADVGNTQEKAQSPVIWNDETSHTEQTVAPPEPWKNLFVGAKLASKGGALGFVSPVVKEGKKVAQLQQTDLDAMADKWQASIVMYVVGESPTIASVKRFMAAFWGDVAQPQVFYHDDGYFLIRFARNKEKNKVVAGGPYTFYGKPVIIKPWSPDFNFYEEVLKVIPLWVKFPNLPLHCWGSDSLSRISSLLGVPICADECTTRQDRVSFARVLVEMDITTTLPDHVCVEDAYGTMFKQEVKYDWKPEYCKKCNIAGHDCDKISKAAPLPKPTKKVWVAKVTHKQQETVQQPQQVPEGTLTPPHVTPAIPQSGDQDWKIVTRRTRGPSRMRVMSPNNPYTVLIEDLGFKEITGDGVVEEMVTYNCLMMKVNLCTWNVRGFNDPLKAVEVKNVIKKNNVHIIALLETRVKASKFSSVAGKLGRHWSWENNYNSNPRGRIWLGWQHLEVDLSILANHEQFIHCEIRNRTGNFSILFTAIYGLHTVETRKSLWQSLTHILPSVGTQPWLLAGDFNSILSNEDRINGTPVTTAEIQDFSNFIVSTGLCPLQSVGHYFSWHKIIDWCFGNAAWVHKFSDVPAEYLNPSISDHSPLLINCLPDKAEGGSPFRFLNYLSEHSQFLPLVEDVLSSTEVRGSYMYKLWYKLKIVKSKLKCLHKEEFAGVKERVDKARVYLDNMQNALQTAPTADLFEQEKVCIANLKKWLRVDEIALRQKSRIQWLQVGDSNHRFFFSAMKERNRQNRISVLYDENNNKLVEPDAIQSEIVGFYKTLLGSAASSLPAIHIPTVRNGTKLSNSAKNWLTREVTTLEIDQALKGIGDDKAPGLDGLNAVFFKKTWHIIKMDVYKAVMEVFTTNTMLS; translated from the exons ATGGCGAAAAAGAAGAAGGCAAACACAAATGGGACTTCACCAACACCTTCGACTGGTGATTCCACTAAGAATCAACCTGGAAATGCTACGTTTTTAGGGCGTAATGATGTTGAGAAATCGTACCCAGATAATCTAGATGCAGATGCGAATTTTGACAATGAGGAGCTTGTTCATTCAAATATGGTGCACCCTTCAGTAGGTATGATCTCAAGAGAACTCCATAATGCTATTATTGTCCTTAATCAATCCTTGGGTCTTACTGGGGAGGGTAGGATTATTCCGCAATGTAGTACGGACCCTGTTTTGAGAAACTCTGTTACTGCTGATGTTGGTAATACTCAAGAGAAAGCTCAATCTCCTGTGATTTGGAATGATGAGACCTCTCATACTGAACAAACTGTGGCCCctccagaaccatggaaaaatCTGTTTGTTGGGGCAAAACTTGCTTCAAAGGGGGGGGCATTGGGGTTTGTCTCACCAGTTGTAAAGGAGGGTAAGAAGGTGGCACAATTGCAGCAGACTGATTTAGATGCTATGGCTGATAAATGGCAAGCTTCAATTGTCATGTATGTAGTAGGAGAATCCCCAACTATAGCATCTGTTAAGAGATTCATGGCTGCATTTTGGGGGGATGTTGCCCAACCCCAAGTATtttatcatgatgatggttaCTTTCTGATTCGATTTGCTAGAAATAAGGAGAAAAACAAAGTAGTTGCAGGTGGCCCTTATACATTCTATGGAAAACCAGTGATTATCAAGCCATGGTCACCTGATTTTAACTTCTATGAAGAAGTGCTTAAAGTGATACCTCTATGGGTTAAATTTCCCAATTTACCTCTTCATTGCTGGGGTTCTGACTCTCTTAGCAGAATCAGCAGTCTGCTGGGGGTGCCTATTTGTGCTGATGAGTGTACTACCAGACAAGATAGGGTTTCTTTTGCTAGGGTGTTAGTAGAGATGGATATCACTACTACATTGCCTGACCATGTGTGTGTTGAGGATGCTTATGGTACTATGTTTAAACAAGAGGTGAAGTATGACTGGAAACCAGAATATTGTAAGAAGTGCAATATTGCTGGACATGACTGTGATAAAATTTCTAAGGCAGCTCCTCTTCCTAAGCCAACCAAGAAAGTTTGGGTGGCTAAAGTTACTCATAAGCAGCAGGAGACAGTACAACAACCACAACAAGTGCCAGAAGGGACTCTTACACCTCCTCATGTCACACCTGCTATTCCCCAATCGGGTGATCAGGATTGGAAAATAGTCACCAGAAGAACAAGAGGGCCTAGCAGAATGAGAGTTATGAGTCCAAACAACCCCTATACTGTGCTCATAGAAGATCTGGGATTCAAGGAGATTACTGGTGATGGAGTTGTTGAGGAGATGGTAACCTACAACTGTCTCATGATGAAGGTTAATTTGTGCACCTGGAATGTGAGAGGGTTTAATGATCCTCTTAAAGCTGTTGAAGTTAAGAATGTCATTAAAAAGAATAATGTACATATTATTGCTTTGTTAGAAACTAGAGTAAAAGCTTCTAAATTCTCTAGTGTTGCAGGTAAACTTGGTAGGCACTGGAGTTGGGAAAACAACTACAATTCTAACCCTAGGGGTAGGATTTGGTTGGGATGGCAACACCTTGAGGTTGACCTCTCAATTCTAGCTAATCATGAGCAATTCATTCATTGTGAGATTAGAAATAGAACTGGTAATTTCTCCATTTTGTTCACTGCAATCTATGGCTTACACACTGTGGAGACTAGGAAGAGCTTATGGCAATCTTTGACCCATATTCTTCCTAGTGTGGGTACTCAACCTTGGCTGCTGGCTGGTGATTTCAACTCTATCCTATCTAATGAAGATAGGATCAATGGTACTCCTGTAACTACTGCTGAAATCCAGGATTTTAGTAACTTTATTGTTAGTACTGGCCTTTGTCCACTTCAGAGTGTTGGTCACTATTTTTCTTGGCacaaaat AATTGATTGGTGTTTCGGCAATGCTGCATGGGTTCACAAGTTTAGTGATGTTCCTGCTGAATATCTTAATCCATCCATCTCTGACCACTCTCCTCTGTTGATTAACTGTTTACCTGATAAAGCTGAAGGTGGTAGCCCTTTCAGATTCTTGAATTACCTTAGTGAGCATAGTCAATTCTTACCTCTGGTGGAGGATGTTTTGAGCTCTACTGAAGTTAGGGGTTCCTACATGTACAAGCTATGGTACAAATTGAAGATAGTCAAGTCAAAACTGAAATGTTTGCATAAAGAGGAATTTGCTGGTGTGAAAGAGAGAGTTGACAAGGCTAGAGTTTATCTTGATAATATGCAAAATGCTTTACAAACTGCCCCAACTGCTGATTTGTTTGAACAGGAAAAAGTTTGCATTGCAAATCTGAAGAAATGGCTCAGAGTGGATGAGATTGCTTTGAGACAGAAATCTAGGATCCAGTGGCTTCAAGTGGGTGATTCTAACCATCGGTTTTTCTTTTCTGCTATGAAGGAGAGAAATCGGCAGAACAGAATTTCAGTGCTCTATGATGAGAATAATAATAAACTGGTGGAACCAGATGCAATTCAGAGTGAGATTGTAGGTTTCTACAAAACCTTGTTGGGTTCAGCTGCTAGCTCTCTTCCTGCTATCCACATCCCTACTGTAAGAAATGGCACTAAACTTAGTAACTCTGCTAAGAATTGGCTAACTAGAGAAGTTACTACTCTTGAAATTGATCAAGCTCTTAAGGGTATTGGTGATGATAAAGCACCTGGTCTTGATGGACTTAATGCTGTTTTCTTCAAAAAGACTTGGCACATTATCAAGATGGATGTCTACAAAGCAGTTATGGAGGTGTTTACTACCAACACTATGCTGTCCTAG
- the LOC130471406 gene encoding uncharacterized mitochondrial protein AtMg00810-like, whose protein sequence is MLRKKWSSLDPQVKERGNLSHWQLAVAQDDDINIAAVYVDDVILTGTNIQKLDALKAYLNKEFSIKDLDGIILSQKKFTRELLHECNLDLSKKAITPLPLNVKLTKDDGELYTDTEKYRRSIIGYVLLLGGSPISWKSKKQSTFSKSFAEAEYRAMVAAASEVTWMVNLHADMGIINLKRAYHFAL, encoded by the exons ATGTTGAGGAagaagtggtcttcccttgaTCCTCAAGTTAAGGAACGTGGAAACCTAAGTCACTGGCAGTTGGCAGTTGc ACAAGATGATGATATCAACATAGCAGCAGTGTATGTTGATGATGTGATCTTAACTGGcacaaatatacaaaaacttgATGCTTTAAAGGCCTATTTGAATAAGGAGTTCAGCATCAAGGACTTGG ATGGGATAATTCTCAGTCAAAAGAAGTTTACTAGAGAGCTTCTACATGAGTGTAACCTTGATCTTTCAAAGAAAGCTATAACTCCTTTACCTCTCAATGTCAAACTGACTAAAGATGATGGAGAACTCTATACTGATACAGAAAAGTACAG GAGATCAATCATAGGATATGTTCTACTGTTGGGTGGTTCACCTATTTCCTGGAAGTCAAAGAAGCAGAGTACATTCTCTAAATCCTTTGCAGAAGCTGAGTATAGAGCTATGGTAGCAGCAGCTTCAGAAGTCACTTGGATGGTTAATCTTCATGCTGATATGGGCATCATTAATCTCAAGCGCGCCTATCACTTTGCACTGTGA